Part of the Onthophagus taurus isolate NC chromosome 11, IU_Otau_3.0, whole genome shotgun sequence genome is shown below.
CTTTGGGATGGTACTTTAACTTCCAATGGGAAAGAGATTATGGATCAAATTGGCCATTGGCACTTTGTAATGAATGGTTACGAACTGAtcgatttttgaaaagtttcactcataaattaaatcaatgtCCTTGCACTTTACAACACGCTTTGAATGATAAGGGACGATTTTTGCCCGATTTTGATTGCGATAGAGATTCAAATCCTTTATGTATGTATAATAGAGGAGCTATGCATTGTGTAAGAACTGGAGCACCGAcgtaagttaattattaattaataattttttgttttcaaataattcataaatttaattatttttttatagccTTGATGGTTCTGAACAACAATGTTGTTACGATAAAATGAATTTCTTAATGTTATCGTACGATCAGCAATGGGGATCATTCCCTCGTCGTTCCCATAATTTAGGTTTCCTTCCATGGACCGAACCAACGAAAGTTCCCTCCCTTTCACAATGGTTCCATGATATGGTTCCAAGATATTTATGTTGCATGTGGCAAAGTGAACAAGCCGTCGGCTGCGAAACCCTTCGATTTGAAAGAAGACCATCTCAAGATTGCGTTTCTTATCAAGCACCTTCAATTGCTGGTGTTTTTGGAGATCCGCACATAATCACGTTCGATAATTTAGCTTACACATTTAACGGTATGGGCGAATTCGTTTTGGTGCGAGTTAATACTCCCGATCATCAATTGGACGTGCAAGGAAGATTTGAACAAATGCCAATGAATTTATATGGTGAAGTTAGAGCTACTGAATTAACATCGGTGGTAGCTAGAggtaattttaatcttttatttttattcatctaaaaataactaatttttttttaataattagttaataatacGGTGGTTGAAGTTCGACGCCGTCCAGAATACGCTAGATGGAGATATAGATTAGATGTTATCGTTGATAATAGGAGAGTGTACTTCGATCGCCCAGCTTTGAAATTCCAACATTTCCCGGATGTAACTGTTTACACACCaacatatattttaaatcaatccGAAGTTATTATGATGTTTGATTCGGGAGTGGGTGTTGAGGTACTTGAAAATCGTGGATTTTTAACTGCGAGGGTGTATTTACCATGGACTTTTATCGtatgtatcaaattaaaaaattaatttttaattttgacgttgaAACGTTTTTAGAATCAAACTAGGGGATTGTTTGGTAATTGGAGTTTCGATGTAGAAGATGATTTCGCCCTTCCTGATGGTACCTTAGTACCAATTCATACAAACTTAAACGAATTTCAACGCATTTACACCGATTTCGGTATGCATTGGATGCTGGAAGATAACCACCAAGAAGGAATAGGGGCGGCGTTATTCTATAGGGAATTTGGTCGACTTGCTTCGTCGTTTAATAATCGAAGTTTTATACCAGAATTTAGAACCGATCTAAATCAATTGATCCCGCCGAATCGATCTTTGCATCGAGAAGAAGCTTGGCAATTCTGTCACGAAAACTATCATTGCCAATACGATTTCGCAATGACTTTGGATAGACACTTGGCCCATTTCTCTTTGAATTATTTCAATACCATTATCAACATGAGAAAGCAGAATTCAATAAGAACAATTTCTTGCGGAATTTTGCCTACGCCTAGATTTGGAAGAAAAAGTACTTTCTTCTTTATACCGGGAACAACTGTCCAATTTGAATGTGACCAAAACTTTGTACTTGTTGGGGATCCAAGGAGAGAATGCTTAGCTCACGGGCAATGGGATACACCTATTCATGGATACACAGAGTGTCTTCGTaagtattttgatttttttttaatattttagtttttcaatgttattattttttgtttaaacgaAAGGTGAACAAGAATATTCCTCTAGAACTGCTGGAATAACCACTGCAATAGTGTTAGCTATTGTAGTACCATTAGTCATTTTGCTTGCTTACATAATCATTAAAGCTTACCGAAAATTAAGCGATAAACGCAACGATAACTCATGGTTATACGGCCCCCCATCGCGTTCGGCGAGTCGTATGAAAATGAACGAAATTGGATCGGGAACAGCATCCCCAGAAGATGAGTATACATATAGAAGTCCCGTGATGAGCGATCGAGGTAGTTACGGGGACACATTACCTCAAAAAAGACGCAGTTACGATCGAAGTTATCGTACTAACGAGCCATTAAAAGATCGTCCCAACATAGATTTTGAGGAAGGAGATTATGACGCAGATTCGCCAATAAATTCAGAATTTCGAGATTCAACAGGACCGGTTTATTCAGAACCTTATATTACGACGCCCCCATTAGATCGATCATTATCACCACCGAAATATAGCTCTCCACCACCACTTCCAAAACCGAACGTCACCCCAAGTCCAGTTGCAGCAATGCCAGAATATAGCTTTGtcgataaagataaaaaacataaagatCAAATTACGAAAAGTCAACGCAATTTAGTTACAGatgtttaagatattaattttaatgtaattttattttcttagttttataacaataaatttattttggaaGGAAGAAGTGGTCCATTTTCACAGGATAGGAAAAGAAAAGCAAAATGACTAATTGGTTGTTATTAAACgatgttttttgattttttattttcctatATTGTGGAATGGAttacaatatttgaatttaattacCTTGTGTATCCAttccacaaaaaaatatataaattaaattaatataaattcaaaaaattatttttatttaggcCAACAGGAATATTCCTCAAGATACGCTGGTTACACAACAGCTATCGTTATGGCAATCATCGTTCCTTTAATTCTTCTTCTTGCATTCATCGcttataaatttattcaaaaaaggaAAGCTGCGAATGAAGAAGATGATGAACCTGAATATGAATACGAAACATCAACGATGGAAAAGAGACGGTGAGATTaagacaattaaaaaaatataataaataataattatattttcatttagaATGGAAGATGAGGAAAAAATGCGCCCTTCAGACGATGTAGATGAAGATGATGAGGACGAAGAAGTTCCAGAAAAGAGGAGTTCACCAAAAGAAACGGaggtttattaaattgtaacaaaatctaatttagtttttttttagaaattaggGTTTAAGTAGAATAAGAAGTTTGAACAACATTCATACAACattctatttataaaaagtgtcacttgtattttttttttaatattttataagaatttcGTCAACATTATTCGTATAATTTAGTATGTATCTTCTTAAAATAAAGacaaactttttataattacccTTTTAATAACTCATACTCATATCtgataaatcatttcttattcCATCAACGGTTCCTTCAACAGCGACACTTTCATCCGAATTTGATTGTACACTTTCTtcaattaatgatttaaaattcgGAATTTCATTAGGTGCacctaaaagtttttattataacacaaaaaaatcatcaaataattaagttatttaccAGGAAACGGACTATCATCTTCCGCTAAATGttccaataaataatttaacattgTTGTACTAAAAGTATCATCTCCTTTTAAACCTAAAGCCCTATGAAACCAATCGACAGCTTCCATTAAGTTACCCAATAAAGAATGATTGAATGCAATCGCTGAATATGTTGTAGGAGTTTGTGGTCTTAACACTAAAGcctaaaatattaatgatattatttttggtattttAGTATAGTAGAACTCCGATTAATCGTATGCAATTAAACCAGACGACGAATTATGTgtgctttaatttataattagtgGAAGAAGCCGCGAAAGAATCTTAGTGGCGAGAAACGACATGAAAAACTTGATGTGATGATGATAATGTAGGAGcggttaatttttctttgcaaatccattaaaaacttaaatcttACTAAATactttctcttttatttaacTCCAACTTGTCTAAAGctacaattaaatttgtacGATTTGTcagaaaattttgaagtaaTCTTCCTCTTATTTTTATCACTGTAGTCTTTTTCTACATTTGtaccatatgatttgatatgttcatcgtgTAAAGGGatttatcctctatcaaaatatacaaaaaaaaacatatagtaacaatgttggttgccatagcaacgaaataaaaaataatgtaatcaagcaaatatcgccaaaaaatgcgccacaattaataaagaattttttatttgaaaca
Proteins encoded:
- the LOC111429019 gene encoding protein mesh isoform X1; the encoded protein is MNWKKIFLFTFLAIAVVSAQDDLETTETDVDNVEIVPEITLDETETHVENEEPHEDPIENVETAVATVEDAEQKSEKLTDYVDYANYDSIKSRFAPPDQRSQRAGGGVPYVITEARLREIRSEFMYWFFDMGGSDNEGDFQRAIQSSTQTIHKNLNFQLPFFGFRFNYTRVSMNGYLEFSDPPENYGGYPLTFPVKDWPRVNDPSFIGIFFSKCRIGSIRAEDIDQRRPGVYYRMERDLQFRTDQFGVEAYERVKWDVREGMIGADNFDPKHMVIVTWKNVTFAGGISQSLFHTNTFQVVLATDEVVTYAIFNYLDIQWSAHTEAGGDTLKGEGGIPAFVGFNAGNGSRAYEYQPYSQASVIRDLTGRGWTNGFPGRHVFRIDENILTGNCNKDIDGANLPLIFAPESGNMLGGTVVNITGPCFRPRDKIRCKFDIADEVFGIVVDTNRAICVQPRLTVQGYVRFEIAINNEVFKWKGKYYVEPPGQATEKIFFDDNSIHQRNPTEIRLKWVKQNLTINDNAPISISLWGYRETSIRPEFLYIDLIAEGITNVGEYTITPATFRNRENRIVSDMKFGFLQINLTNPIFINGTNGYSVTPMIWSRPIPLGWYFNFQWERDYGSNWPLALCNEWLRTDRFLKSFTHKLNQCPCTLQHALNDKGRFLPDFDCDRDSNPLCMYNRGAMHCVRTGAPTLDGSEQQCCYDKMNFLMLSYDQQWGSFPRRSHNLGFLPWTEPTKVPSLSQWFHDMVPRYLCCMWQSEQAVGCETLRFERRPSQDCVSYQAPSIAGVFGDPHIITFDNLAYTFNGMGEFVLVRVNTPDHQLDVQGRFEQMPMNLYGEVRATELTSVVARVNNTVVEVRRRPEYARWRYRLDVIVDNRRVYFDRPALKFQHFPDVTVYTPTYILNQSEVIMMFDSGVGVEVLENRGFLTARVYLPWTFINQTRGLFGNWSFDVEDDFALPDGTLVPIHTNLNEFQRIYTDFGMHWMLEDNHQEGIGAALFYREFGRLASSFNNRSFIPEFRTDLNQLIPPNRSLHREEAWQFCHENYHCQYDFAMTLDRHLAHFSLNYFNTIINMRKQNSIRTISCGILPTPRFGRKSTFFFIPGTTVQFECDQNFVLVGDPRRECLAHGQWDTPIHGYTECLREQEYSSRTAGITTAIVLAIVVPLVILLAYIIIKAYRKLSDKRNDNSWLYGPPSRSASRMKMNEIGSGTASPEDEYTYRSPVMSDRGSYGDTLPQKRRSYDRSYRTNEPLKDRPNIDFEEGDYDADSPINSEFRDSTGPVYSEPYITTPPLDRSLSPPKYSSPPPLPKPNVTPSPVAAMPEYSFVDKDKKHKDQITKSQRNLVTDV
- the LOC111429019 gene encoding protein mesh isoform X2 yields the protein MNWKKIFLFTFLAIAVVSAQDDLETTETDVDNVEIVPEITLDETETHVENEEPHEDPIENVETAVATVEDAEQKSEKLTDYVDYANYDSIKSRFAPPDQRSQRAGGGVPYVITEARLREIRSEFMYWFFDMGGSDNEGDFQRAIQSSTQTIHKNLNFQLPFFGFRFNYTRVSMNGYLEFSDPPENYGGYPLTFPVKDWPRVNDPSFIGIFFSKCRIGSIRAEDIDQRRPGVYYRMERDLQFRTDQFGVEAYERVKWDVREGMIGADNFDPKHMVIVTWKNVTFAGGISQSLFHTNTFQVVLATDEVVTYAIFNYLDIQWSAHTEAGGDTLKGEGGIPAFVGFNAGNGSRAYEYQPYSQASVIRDLTGRGWTNGFPGRHVFRIDENILTGNCNKDIDGANLPLIFAPESGNMLGGTVVNITGPCFRPRDKIRCKFDIADEVFGIVVDTNRAICVQPRLTVQGYVRFEIAINNEVFKWKGKYYVEPPGQATEKIFFDDNSIHQRNPTEIRLKWVKQNLTINDNAPISISLWGYRETSIRPEFLYIDLIAEGITNVGEYTITPATFRNRENRIVSDMKFGFLQINLTNPIFINGTNGYSVTPMIWSRPIPLGWYFNFQWERDYGSNWPLALCNEWLRTDRFLKSFTHKLNQCPCTLQHALNDKGRFLPDFDCDRDSNPLCMYNRGAMHCVRTGAPTLDGSEQQCCYDKMNFLMLSYDQQWGSFPRRSHNLGFLPWTEPTKVPSLSQWFHDMVPRYLCCMWQSEQAVGCETLRFERRPSQDCVSYQAPSIAGVFGDPHIITFDNLAYTFNGMGEFVLVRVNTPDHQLDVQGRFEQMPMNLYGEVRATELTSVVARVNNTVVEVRRRPEYARWRYRLDVIVDNRRVYFDRPALKFQHFPDVTVYTPTYILNQSEVIMMFDSGVGVEVLENRGFLTARVYLPWTFINQTRGLFGNWSFDVEDDFALPDGTLVPIHTNLNEFQRIYTDFGMHWMLEDNHQEGIGAALFYREFGRLASSFNNRSFIPEFRTDLNQLIPPNRSLHREEAWQFCHENYHCQYDFAMTLDRHLAHFSLNYFNTIINMRKQNSIRTISCGILPTPRFGRKSTFFFIPGTTVQFECDQNFVLVGDPRRECLAHGQWDTPIHGYTECLRQQEYSSRYAGYTTAIVMAIIVPLILLLAFIAYKFIQKRKAANEEDDEPEYEYETSTMEKRRMEDEEKMRPSDDVDEDDEDEEVPEKRSSPKETEVY